In Chelonia mydas isolate rCheMyd1 chromosome 10, rCheMyd1.pri.v2, whole genome shotgun sequence, a single window of DNA contains:
- the LOC102945463 gene encoding 60S ribosomal protein L24 produces the protein MVLETKASGCHPGHGHRYARTDGEVFQFLNAKCKCAFLSKRNPRQISWTVLYRCKHKKGQSEEIQKKRTCHAIKFQKAITGASLAEIMAKRNQKPEVRKAQWEQAIRAAKEAKKAEQATKKSTPSTTKAPTKAAPKQKIMKPVKVSAPRVGGKR, from the exons ATGGTACTGGAGACTAAAG CAAGCGGCTGCCACCCGGGTCACGGCCACCGCTACGCCCGCACGGATGGCGAGGTTTTCCAGTTTTTGAATGCAAAATGCAAGTGTGCCTTTCTTTCCAAGAGAAACCCCCGTCAGATCAGCTGGACTGTTCTGTACAGGTGCAAACACAAAAAAGGGCAGTCTGAAGAAATACAAAAGAAGCGCACATGCCATGCAATCAAGTTCCAGAAGGCTATCACGGGTGCATCTTTGGCTGAAATAATGGCCAAGAGAAATCAGAAGCCTGAAGTGCGAAAGGCCCAGTGGGAACAAGCCATTAGGGCTGCCAAAGAAGCCAAGAAGGCTGAGCAGGCAACCAAGAAGTCTACACCCTCTACAACAAAGGCTCCCACAAAGGCTGCACCTAAACAAAAGATTATGAAGCCAGTGAAAGTTTCTGCTCCTCGTGTTGGTGGAAAGCGCTAA